From Xylocopilactobacillus apis, a single genomic window includes:
- a CDS encoding bacterial Ig-like domain-containing protein, whose product MKFRRNKYALMDEKVHFKMYKSGKIWVVAGITTFGFILGLGAGSVSTKAETQSIIAKDQASLASNTINFTNPNTMFASSAAPKMTFQQEYITPKGLNNSAPVFGQIRTGNTTVLKYFYGDGTSLPLATVGYSDPTGQMNPGDTNTSLMGALPNFNVLDTKTGNKISNALYDSGRYRGRIKIGINNDMKTLTGPKNGSQKLWYVGSEPTPGLPSEVSNPELNRTLVAKYSSDYVINGKTYTIDYTQTFKPMGSYVDYNIEARNVTGLNEGSSDPSNDLKGLFFESDFDTLFEDESVSWPDSAPMYYLADNAGLYSKGHGYKLKYYFNSSTAPTGWKSPNYAYSDAKHVFGNDANSLGSKVAPGQTPHKEGELATTADGSDSGYDPGLFMIWKGADLAQGASRNLSYQTGLDKDGETDAVITLDKKTDNFEGVDYTVTGKIHNDNKDSLPLKYYYQIDGKEPVEFQGPALTNSTDDNISFIIPAKSIGNGSSHQVAVYTINRYNRTSPTAIMQLISQAKIYSKPVFLGVGDQFNEYLGFNSGTKADGNTLLQEELTSVSIKNLADGTTVNKNDYGTITQKPGSYEITYTYNYIDADKKPQTISAKSVVTVLAKPTMEVEQQITVVAGDQFDEKAGIKNGTDENGKLIDKKKVTVTFTDASGNKVTNPTATSGDYTINYDYSYQVGTETKHLNKTSKLKVLAGANIAAEKTAVIVAGDPLDTKTLITSATDENGKPLDKDSVKVTITSKDGKTTVTDITKAPAGEYTISYDYVYTVGTEDRHAQSTPTALTILNKPTMTVEESHTIVAGDTLDPKASITGTDEHGATLDKDKVKVTITSKDGKTPVADITKAPAGDYTIHYDYEYPVGTGKGNVTATSSVKVLVGAKIEAEKTAVIVAGNPLDTEALITSATDENGSQLDKDSVKVTITSKDGKTPVNDITQAPAGEYTISYDYKYYAGTAEKHAEAATALTILHKPTMTVEESHTIVAGDTLDPKASIVGTDEHGAALNKDKVTVTIKDEAGNVITDLSKAPAGDYTIDYDYGYQVGTSEGHQKATSKVTVLKGANIAAEKTAVIVAGDTLDPKTLITSATDENGKPLDKDSVKVTITSKDGKTPVNDITQAPAGEYTISYDYKYYAGTAEKHAEAATALTILHKPTMTVEESHTIVAGDTLDPKASITGTDEHGATLDKDKVKVTITSKDGKTPVADITKAPAGDYTIHYDYEYPVGTGKGNVTATSSVKVLVGAKIEAEKTAVIVAGDPLDTEALITSATDENGSQLDKKSVKVTITSKDGKTPVADITKAPAGDYTISYDYKYYAGTAEKHAEAATALTILHKPTMTVEESHTIVAGDPLDPKTLITSATDENGNQIDKDKVKVTITSKDGKTPVADITKAPAGDYTIHYDYEYPVGTGKGNVTATSDLKVLSKPGIQTKPQKIYVGDPLEPKDGFVGGTDENNNELTKDKVKATVTDTDGNEIKDINNIKAGSYEVRYEYDSGIGSGNGKISKTDKLEIIERKHITLNYVDQNGNPIDVQLLNGLKNGEQSGPYGSELGFTLKTQLTLGNKAYYEFEKAKIEGTTETDLSKLKFGDDNIVVTLTYKGLSASSINVEFKDVNDASATFDKANVKGNAGDKLDVSKITLPNGYHVASDTELKGKGKDKDGNPINLKQPDVSFKNGDDSTIVYVVGNTVKQSDKNAVTVHYYLQDKLGNNTTTSVLPDSKIGGRVGQKVTASAATAPDGYEVVPGQEPQDWVLKADEGKAFTFYYKAATLHSIGVDFVNAKTGKTIVNNDQPAGKTGDILDLSSNSDYIKGKMPKGYHYSTPSELNGKTQPENLTYTTTSQKATVYITGESDESIEIAFVDIDSGETLNTNKPTGYYTGDTLDLTPTSKEIAGKIPEGYHYATEKELSSKSKSQPANQEYDGGLLHTVIVYIAASKVSDDSESAVTIHYYLQDKDNKPTEIQIRPDRKAGGRFNETLHLDSETETIPDGYTAVPKKQDVKITSSKGQEVTFYYKGNARTNINIEFKDTKGNTVQAAKTSSKTYYNGNSLELFDKDGKFVDQGGVTKPSGYEVTPEAKLKALGLEQPTICKPGQTLVTVYVDKAAQNLVVEHRVRSINGALVQGMKTTTDVSRPDGTFSIDVNEKVHRAPSSKYKLSGYAYELNNNSNTTIGPRVIPGNGIITVRADEVKDGKITLIYMIR is encoded by the coding sequence TTGAAATTTAGAAGAAACAAATATGCATTAATGGACGAAAAGGTTCATTTTAAAATGTATAAATCAGGAAAAATCTGGGTAGTTGCAGGAATAACTACATTTGGATTTATTCTTGGTTTAGGCGCAGGTTCTGTTAGTACTAAAGCAGAAACTCAATCAATTATTGCAAAAGATCAGGCTTCACTGGCATCAAATACGATTAATTTTACTAATCCAAATACGATGTTTGCTAGCTCTGCTGCTCCAAAGATGACTTTCCAACAGGAATATATAACACCAAAAGGTCTTAATAATTCAGCACCAGTGTTTGGACAAATTAGAACTGGTAACACTACGGTTTTGAAGTATTTTTATGGAGATGGGACTAGTTTACCGTTAGCTACAGTTGGTTATAGTGATCCTACTGGGCAAATGAATCCTGGTGACACTAATACATCTCTAATGGGAGCATTACCGAACTTTAATGTTTTAGATACTAAGACTGGGAATAAAATAAGTAATGCACTTTATGATTCAGGCCGTTATCGTGGAAGAATTAAAATCGGAATCAATAACGACATGAAAACTCTTACCGGACCTAAGAATGGTAGTCAAAAATTATGGTATGTTGGTTCAGAACCTACCCCAGGGTTACCAAGTGAAGTAAGTAATCCAGAATTAAATCGAACATTAGTAGCAAAATACTCTTCTGATTATGTAATAAACGGTAAAACATATACTATTGATTATACTCAAACTTTCAAACCAATGGGAAGTTATGTAGACTATAATATTGAAGCTAGAAATGTTACAGGTTTGAATGAAGGTTCAAGCGATCCATCGAATGATTTAAAAGGTCTTTTCTTTGAGTCTGATTTTGATACGCTTTTTGAAGATGAATCAGTTTCATGGCCTGATTCAGCACCAATGTATTATTTAGCTGATAACGCTGGACTTTATAGTAAAGGCCATGGTTATAAATTAAAGTATTATTTCAACTCAAGTACTGCTCCGACTGGTTGGAAGAGTCCGAATTATGCTTATTCTGATGCTAAACATGTTTTTGGAAATGATGCAAATTCATTGGGAAGTAAAGTTGCACCAGGACAAACACCTCATAAGGAAGGTGAATTAGCAACCACTGCTGATGGTTCAGATTCAGGGTATGATCCAGGACTTTTCATGATTTGGAAGGGTGCTGATTTAGCTCAGGGTGCTAGTAGAAATCTTAGCTATCAAACTGGTCTTGATAAAGATGGTGAAACAGATGCTGTAATTACTCTTGATAAGAAAACTGATAATTTTGAGGGTGTTGATTATACAGTAACTGGTAAAATTCACAACGATAATAAGGATTCGTTACCATTGAAGTACTACTATCAGATTGATGGTAAAGAACCTGTTGAATTCCAGGGACCTGCATTGACTAATAGTACTGATGACAATATCTCATTTATTATTCCTGCTAAAAGCATTGGTAATGGTTCCAGTCACCAGGTTGCCGTTTATACTATCAATAGATATAATCGAACTTCACCAACTGCTATCATGCAGTTAATTTCTCAGGCAAAAATTTATTCTAAACCTGTATTTTTAGGTGTTGGAGATCAGTTTAATGAATATCTTGGATTTAATAGTGGAACTAAGGCAGATGGTAACACACTTCTTCAAGAAGAGTTAACCAGTGTATCAATTAAAAATTTAGCTGACGGCACAACTGTTAATAAAAACGATTATGGTACAATTACTCAAAAACCAGGAAGTTATGAAATTACCTATACATATAACTATATTGATGCTGATAAGAAACCTCAAACAATTTCAGCAAAATCTGTAGTAACAGTACTTGCTAAACCTACAATGGAAGTTGAACAACAAATTACTGTTGTAGCTGGCGATCAGTTTGACGAAAAAGCTGGAATTAAGAACGGTACCGACGAGAATGGCAAACTGATTGATAAGAAAAAAGTTACTGTAACATTTACAGATGCTTCAGGTAATAAAGTTACAAATCCGACTGCAACTTCTGGTGATTATACAATTAATTACGATTATTCATATCAAGTTGGGACTGAAACAAAACACTTAAACAAGACATCTAAACTTAAAGTACTTGCAGGTGCAAATATTGCTGCTGAGAAGACAGCTGTCATTGTAGCGGGTGATCCATTAGATACAAAGACTCTGATTACTAGTGCGACAGATGAAAATGGTAAACCGCTTGATAAGGACAGTGTTAAAGTAACGATCACTAGTAAAGATGGTAAGACGACAGTAACTGATATAACTAAAGCACCAGCAGGTGAATACACAATTAGTTATGACTATGTATATACGGTAGGGACGGAAGATAGACATGCACAATCAACGCCTACAGCTCTTACGATACTTAACAAGCCAACAATGACAGTTGAAGAAAGTCATACTATCGTAGCAGGTGATACATTAGATCCAAAAGCTAGCATCACAGGAACGGATGAACATGGAGCAACGCTTGATAAGGATAAAGTTAAAGTAACGATTACGAGTAAAGATGGTAAGACGCCAGTAGCAGATATAACAAAAGCACCGGCTGGAGATTATACAATTCATTATGATTATGAATATCCAGTTGGCACTGGTAAAGGAAATGTAACTGCAACATCTAGTGTGAAAGTACTTGTAGGAGCAAAAATTGAGGCTGAGAAGACAGCTGTCATTGTAGCAGGCAATCCATTAGATACAGAGGCTCTGATTACTAGTGCAACTGATGAAAATGGTAGCCAGCTTGATAAGGACAGCGTTAAAGTAACGATCACTAGTAAAGATGGTAAGACGCCAGTAAATGATATTACTCAAGCACCAGCTGGTGAATACACAATTAGTTATGACTATAAATATTATGCAGGTACAGCAGAGAAGCATGCTGAAGCAGCTACAGCTCTTACGATACTTCATAAGCCAACAATGACAGTTGAAGAAAGTCATACTATCGTAGCAGGTGATACATTAGATCCAAAAGCTAGCATCGTAGGAACGGATGAACATGGAGCAGCTCTTAATAAGGACAAAGTTACTGTAACGATTAAAGACGAAGCTGGAAATGTTATAACTGACCTAAGCAAGGCACCAGCAGGCGATTATACAATTGATTATGATTATGGATATCAAGTTGGTACAAGCGAGGGACACCAAAAAGCAACATCTAAGGTTACAGTACTTAAAGGTGCAAATATTGCTGCTGAGAAGACAGCTGTCATAGTAGCAGGTGATACATTAGATCCAAAGACCCTGATTACTAGTGCGACAGATGAAAATGGTAAACCGCTTGATAAGGACAGCGTTAAAGTAACGATCACTAGTAAAGATGGTAAGACGCCAGTAAATGATATTACTCAAGCACCAGCTGGTGAATACACAATTAGTTATGACTATAAATATTATGCAGGTACAGCAGAGAAGCATGCTGAAGCAGCTACAGCTCTTACGATACTTCATAAGCCAACAATGACAGTTGAAGAAAGTCATACTATCGTAGCAGGTGATACATTAGATCCAAAAGCTAGCATCACAGGAACGGATGAACATGGAGCAACGCTTGATAAGGATAAAGTTAAAGTAACGATTACGAGTAAAGATGGTAAGACGCCAGTAGCAGATATAACAAAAGCACCGGCTGGAGATTATACAATTCATTATGATTATGAATATCCAGTTGGCACTGGTAAAGGAAATGTAACTGCAACATCTAGTGTGAAAGTACTTGTAGGAGCAAAAATTGAGGCTGAGAAGACAGCTGTCATTGTAGCAGGCGATCCATTAGATACAGAGGCTCTGATTACTAGTGCAACTGATGAAAATGGTAGCCAGCTTGATAAGAAGAGTGTTAAAGTAACGATTACGAGTAAAGATGGTAAGACGCCAGTAGCAGATATAACAAAAGCCCCAGCAGGCGATTACACAATTAGTTATGACTATAAATATTATGCAGGTACAGCAGAGAAGCATGCTGAAGCAGCGACAGCGCTTACGATACTTCATAAGCCAACAATGACAGTTGAAGAAAGTCATACTATCGTAGCAGGTGATCCATTAGATCCAAAGACCCTGATTACTAGTGCGACGGATGAAAATGGCAACCAGATTGATAAAGACAAAGTTAAAGTAACGATTACGAGTAAAGATGGTAAGACGCCAGTAGCAGATATAACAAAAGCACCAGCAGGCGATTATACAATTCATTATGATTATGAATATCCAGTTGGCACTGGTAAAGGAAATGTAACTGCAACATCAGATCTAAAAGTGCTCTCTAAGCCGGGAATTCAAACAAAACCTCAAAAGATTTATGTTGGCGATCCGTTAGAACCAAAAGATGGTTTTGTTGGTGGAACGGATGAGAATAACAATGAATTAACTAAAGATAAAGTAAAAGCAACAGTTACGGATACAGATGGAAATGAAATTAAAGATATAAATAATATAAAAGCTGGTAGTTATGAAGTCCGTTACGAGTATGATTCTGGAATAGGTTCAGGTAATGGAAAGATAAGTAAGACTGATAAGCTTGAAATTATTGAACGCAAACACATCACTCTCAATTATGTTGATCAAAATGGTAACCCAATTGATGTTCAATTGTTGAATGGGTTAAAAAATGGTGAACAAAGTGGTCCATACGGATCCGAATTAGGATTTACACTAAAAACACAATTAACTCTTGGCAATAAAGCTTATTATGAATTTGAAAAAGCTAAAATAGAAGGAACAACAGAAACAGATCTTTCTAAATTGAAATTTGGCGATGATAACATTGTTGTTACATTAACCTATAAAGGATTATCAGCAAGTAGCATTAATGTTGAATTTAAAGATGTTAATGATGCAAGTGCTACATTTGATAAAGCTAATGTAAAAGGTAACGCTGGCGATAAGTTGGATGTTTCAAAGATTACATTACCGAATGGGTATCATGTTGCAAGTGATACAGAATTAAAAGGTAAGGGTAAAGACAAAGATGGGAACCCAATAAATCTTAAACAACCTGACGTAAGCTTTAAAAACGGTGATGATAGTACTATAGTTTACGTCGTAGGGAACACAGTTAAACAAAGTGATAAAAACGCAGTAACAGTTCATTACTATCTGCAGGACAAACTAGGCAACAATACAACAACATCAGTACTGCCAGACAGTAAGATCGGTGGACGTGTCGGACAAAAGGTTACTGCTTCAGCAGCAACAGCACCAGATGGATATGAAGTTGTTCCTGGTCAAGAACCTCAAGATTGGGTACTTAAAGCTGATGAAGGCAAAGCATTTACCTTCTATTACAAAGCAGCAACTTTACATAGTATCGGTGTGGATTTTGTAAATGCTAAGACAGGCAAAACAATAGTAAATAATGATCAGCCAGCAGGAAAAACTGGAGACATCTTAGATCTCAGCAGTAATAGTGATTACATTAAAGGTAAGATGCCAAAAGGTTATCACTACTCAACTCCTAGTGAATTAAACGGTAAGACTCAGCCAGAGAATTTAACTTATACGACAACTTCTCAAAAAGCGACAGTATATATAACTGGTGAATCCGATGAATCTATTGAAATTGCTTTTGTAGATATTGATAGTGGTGAAACACTTAACACCAATAAACCAACTGGCTACTATACAGGTGATACACTTGATCTTACACCAACAAGTAAGGAAATAGCGGGCAAAATCCCTGAAGGTTATCACTATGCAACAGAAAAGGAATTGAGTTCAAAAAGTAAGAGCCAACCGGCGAATCAGGAATATGATGGAGGATTACTGCATACAGTAATTGTATATATAGCAGCCAGCAAAGTCTCAGACGATTCAGAGAGTGCTGTAACCATTCACTACTATTTACAAGACAAGGATAACAAACCAACAGAAATACAAATAAGACCTGACAGAAAAGCTGGCGGAAGATTTAATGAAACTCTCCATTTAGATTCAGAAACAGAGACGATACCAGATGGCTATACTGCTGTTCCTAAAAAGCAAGATGTTAAAATAACATCAAGTAAAGGCCAGGAAGTTACTTTCTACTACAAAGGTAATGCAAGAACCAATATTAATATCGAGTTTAAAGATACTAAAGGAAATACTGTTCAAGCTGCAAAAACAAGCAGCAAAACATACTATAACGGAAACTCATTAGAGTTATTCGATAAAGACGGGAAGTTTGTTGATCAGGGTGGAGTTACTAAACCATCTGGATATGAAGTAACACCAGAAGCAAAACTAAAAGCCCTGGGACTTGAGCAGCCGACAATATGTAAACCGGGACAGACACTCGTAACAGTTTATGTAGATAAAGCTGCACAGAATCTTGTTGTCGAACATAGAGTTAGAAGCATTAATGGGGCCCTTGTACAAGGAATGAAAACTACGACTGATGTTTCTAGACCAGATGGAACATTTAGTATCGACGTCAATGAAAAGGTACATCGTGCTCCATCATCAAAATACAAGTTATCAGGGTATGCGTATGAACTAAATAATAATTCTAATACAACTATTGGACCTAGAGTTATTCCAGGTAATGGAATAATTACAGTGCGTGCCGATGAGGTAAAAGACGGTAAAATAACTCTTATCTACATGATTAGATAG
- a CDS encoding transposase: MKGYHKLGNEMDQTIETMKKHLREVLNSCRYPDSNGPLEGLNGKIKKIKRTSYGFRSWENFRLRVYLECGMQKTVLE; this comes from the coding sequence ATTAAGGGATATCATAAGTTAGGTAATGAGATGGACCAAACGATCGAAACGATGAAGAAACATTTAAGAGAAGTGTTAAACAGTTGTCGTTATCCAGATAGTAACGGCCCATTAGAGGGATTAAACGGAAAGATCAAGAAGATTAAGCGGACCAGTTATGGTTTTAGGAGTTGGGAGAACTTCAGATTAAGAGTTTATCTGGAATGCGGGATGCAGAAGACCGTGTTGGAGTGA